One window of the Klebsiella oxytoca genome contains the following:
- a CDS encoding transketolase family protein, with the protein MSNAEHLASVMVQAFIDAVDSGVDLVPVVADSTSTAKIAPFIKQFPGRLVNVGIAEQSMVGTAAGLALGGKVAVTCNAAPFLISRANEQIKVDVCYNNTNVKLFGLNAGASYGPLASTHHAIDDLAVMRGFGNIQIFAPSSPRECRQIIDYAIGYQGPVYIRLDGKALPELHDENYRFVPGAVVTLREGEDIALVATGSTVHEIVDAAQMLADAGIQAKVVSVPSIRPCDTAALLAALKPCKAVITVEEHNVNGGLGSLVAEVLAEAGAGITLKRLGIPDGEYAAAADRGWLRKHHGFDAASVAELAQKMR; encoded by the coding sequence ATGAGTAATGCAGAACACCTGGCGAGCGTGATGGTTCAGGCCTTTATTGATGCGGTCGACAGCGGGGTTGACCTGGTGCCGGTGGTGGCTGACTCAACGTCTACGGCAAAAATTGCCCCGTTTATTAAACAGTTTCCCGGCCGTCTGGTTAACGTGGGTATCGCCGAGCAGAGCATGGTCGGTACGGCGGCGGGGCTGGCGCTGGGAGGCAAAGTGGCGGTCACCTGTAACGCCGCGCCGTTCCTGATTTCCCGCGCTAATGAACAGATTAAAGTCGACGTTTGCTATAACAACACCAACGTTAAGCTATTTGGCCTTAACGCCGGGGCCAGCTACGGCCCGCTGGCCAGCACCCATCACGCGATCGACGACCTGGCGGTGATGCGCGGCTTCGGTAATATCCAGATTTTTGCCCCGTCTTCGCCGCGCGAATGTCGGCAGATTATCGATTACGCTATCGGCTATCAGGGGCCGGTGTATATTCGTCTTGACGGTAAGGCGCTGCCGGAACTGCACGATGAAAACTATCGCTTTGTGCCGGGAGCGGTCGTCACGCTGCGGGAAGGCGAGGATATCGCGCTGGTCGCGACGGGGTCAACGGTGCATGAAATCGTCGATGCCGCGCAGATGCTGGCCGACGCGGGGATTCAGGCCAAAGTGGTGAGCGTGCCGTCCATTCGCCCTTGCGATACCGCCGCGCTGCTGGCAGCGCTGAAGCCGTGCAAAGCGGTGATTACGGTGGAAGAACATAACGTCAACGGCGGATTGGGTAGCCTGGTGGCGGAAGTGCTGGCCGAAGCGGGCGCGGGCATTACGCTTAAACGTCTGGGGATCCCGGATGGCGAGTATGCGGCGGCGGCGGACCGCGGCTGGCTGCGCAAACATCATGGTTTTGATGCCGCTTCTGTGGCGGAGCTGGCGCAGAAGATGCGCTGA
- a CDS encoding MbtH family protein yields MQFSNPFDNPQEQFYILRNDQQQFSLWPQHCALPQGWMVECPPQSLEACNAWLMANWSTLTPAHHVS; encoded by the coding sequence ATGCAATTCAGTAACCCCTTCGACAACCCGCAAGAGCAGTTTTATATCCTGCGCAATGATCAGCAGCAGTTCAGCCTGTGGCCACAGCACTGCGCGCTGCCGCAAGGCTGGATGGTGGAGTGTCCGCCGCAGTCGTTAGAGGCGTGCAACGCCTGGCTTATGGCGAACTGGTCAACTTTGACCCCCGCTCACCATGTATCCTGA
- the fes gene encoding enterochelin esterase, giving the protein MHKTGSDDWWQIITGPQIEAVDGAYRVTFWWRDPAGNETSSATQRVWINITGVTDHHKNAQPQTLQRIPGTDAWFWQTTLSPTWRGSYCFIPSSRDDDFSPQLFNADSPDHALLREGWRKLLPRAIADPLNRQSWKGGRGHAVSALELPEAPEQPGWSLRDEPYQPPVCIEWHSQRLGNTRRIWIYATGDAHPQQRPLAILLDGQFWAESMPVWSPLAGLTREKRLPPAVYLLIDVIDDQHRSEELPCNEAFWLAVQEELLPLVHQITPFSDRADRTVVAGQSFGGLAAMFAALYWPQRFGCVLSQSGSYWWPHRGGAQTGLLIERLSRGELQPQGLRIWLEAGIREPIIFRTNQALLACLQQQTIFWRQVDGGHDALCWRGGLTAGLIQLWQPLCRNE; this is encoded by the coding sequence ATGCATAAGACAGGAAGCGACGACTGGTGGCAGATTATTACCGGTCCGCAGATTGAGGCCGTGGACGGTGCGTATCGGGTGACCTTCTGGTGGCGCGACCCGGCGGGCAACGAAACGTCTTCGGCAACCCAGCGGGTGTGGATTAATATCACCGGCGTAACTGACCATCATAAAAATGCGCAGCCGCAAACGCTGCAGCGCATTCCCGGTACCGATGCCTGGTTCTGGCAAACTACGCTTTCCCCTACCTGGCGCGGCAGCTACTGCTTTATTCCTTCTTCACGCGACGATGATTTTTCTCCTCAGCTTTTTAACGCCGATAGCCCGGACCACGCGCTGCTGCGCGAAGGCTGGCGCAAGCTGCTGCCGCGCGCAATTGCCGACCCGCTCAACCGGCAAAGCTGGAAGGGCGGGCGCGGTCATGCTGTTTCCGCGCTGGAACTGCCTGAAGCTCCTGAACAGCCGGGATGGTCGCTGCGCGATGAACCCTATCAGCCTCCAGTCTGCATTGAGTGGCACAGCCAGCGTCTCGGCAATACGCGACGGATATGGATTTACGCCACCGGCGATGCCCATCCGCAACAGCGCCCGCTGGCGATCCTGCTTGATGGCCAGTTCTGGGCCGAAAGCATGCCGGTATGGTCGCCGCTGGCGGGATTAACCCGCGAAAAACGGCTGCCGCCGGCGGTTTATCTACTGATTGATGTGATTGATGACCAGCATCGCTCCGAAGAGCTTCCCTGCAATGAGGCCTTCTGGCTGGCGGTGCAGGAAGAGCTGTTGCCGCTGGTTCATCAGATAACGCCTTTCAGCGATCGCGCCGACCGAACGGTGGTGGCAGGGCAGAGCTTTGGCGGTCTCGCCGCCATGTTCGCCGCACTCTATTGGCCGCAGCGTTTTGGCTGCGTGCTCAGCCAGTCCGGCTCTTACTGGTGGCCGCATCGCGGCGGCGCGCAGACGGGCCTGCTGATTGAGCGGCTCAGCCGCGGCGAATTACAACCGCAGGGGCTACGTATCTGGCTGGAAGCCGGGATCCGCGAGCCGATTATTTTTCGCACGAACCAGGCGCTGCTTGCTTGCCTGCAACAGCAGACGATTTTCTGGCGTCAGGTTGACGGCGGGCATGATGCGCTTTGCTGGCGCGGCGGGCTGACGGCGGGGCTTATCCAGCTGTGGCAGCCTTTATGCCGAAACGAGTAG
- a CDS encoding transketolase — MNPYSYDVQALERKARAVRRHIVRLNANSPAGGHTGADLSQVELITALYFRIMNVAPDRLDDDQRDIYIQSKGHAVGCYYCVLAEAGFFPVDWLETYQHANSHLPGHPVRQKTPGIELNTGALGHGLPVAVGLALAAKKSNSSRRIFLITGDGELAEGSNWEAALAAAHYGLDNLVIINDKNNLQLAGPTREIMNTDPLADKWKAFGMTVTECQGNDMASVVATLEGLKQEGKPNVVIANTTKGAGISFIQGRPEWHHRVPKGEEIALALEELKDE, encoded by the coding sequence ATGAATCCCTATAGCTATGATGTCCAGGCACTTGAGCGTAAAGCCCGCGCCGTACGTCGCCATATCGTCAGATTGAATGCCAATAGCCCGGCTGGTGGGCACACCGGTGCCGACCTGTCTCAGGTTGAACTGATCACCGCGCTCTATTTCCGCATTATGAACGTTGCGCCGGACCGCCTGGATGACGACCAGCGTGATATCTACATTCAGTCGAAAGGCCATGCGGTGGGCTGCTACTACTGCGTGCTGGCCGAAGCGGGCTTCTTCCCGGTTGACTGGCTGGAAACCTATCAGCATGCCAATTCACATCTTCCTGGTCACCCGGTTCGTCAGAAAACGCCGGGTATTGAGCTTAACACCGGCGCGCTGGGCCACGGTTTGCCTGTTGCGGTGGGGCTGGCGCTGGCTGCAAAGAAAAGCAACAGCTCCCGCCGCATCTTTTTAATTACCGGCGATGGCGAACTGGCGGAAGGCAGCAACTGGGAAGCGGCGCTGGCTGCGGCGCACTATGGCCTTGATAACCTGGTCATTATTAATGACAAGAACAATCTCCAGCTGGCGGGGCCGACCCGCGAAATCATGAATACCGATCCGCTGGCTGATAAATGGAAGGCCTTCGGGATGACGGTCACCGAGTGCCAGGGTAACGACATGGCCTCGGTAGTGGCGACCCTGGAAGGGCTGAAGCAGGAAGGTAAACCGAACGTTGTTATCGCCAACACCACGAAAGGTGCCGGTATTTCCTTTATCCAGGGGCGCCCTGAATGGCACCACCGGGTACCGAAAGGCGAAGAAATTGCACTGGCACTGGAGGAACTGAAAGATGAGTAA
- a CDS encoding TonB-dependent siderophore receptor, with protein MNNRIKSLALLVNLGIYGAAFPLSAAETTSDSKAATADETMVVTAAEQNLQAPGVSTITADEIRKRPPARDVAEIIRTMPGVNLTGNSTSGQRGNNRQIDIRGMGPENTLILIDGKPVTSRNSVRQGWRGERDTRGDTGWVPPEMIERIEVLRGPAAARYGNGAAGGVVNIITKKGGDEWHGSWNTYLNAPEHKDEGSTKRTNFSLNGPLGGDFSFRLYGNLDKTQADAWDINQGHQSERTGNYVDTLPAGREGVINKDINGTVRWDFAPMQSLELEAGYSRQGNLYAGDTQNTNTNQRVKDNYGKETNRLYRQNYSLTWNGGWDNGVTTSNWVQYEHTRNSRTPEGLAGGTEGIFDPNSSAKYVDSDLNDVMLHSEVSIPFDLWVNQNLTLGSEWNQQRMKDQLSNSQTFMGGDIPGYDSTNRSPYSKAEIFSLFAENNIELTDTTMLTPGLRFDHHSIVGNNWSPSLNLSQGLWDDFTLKMGIARAYKAPSLYQTNPNYILYSKGQGCYATGASTGIGCYMMGNDDLKAETSVNKEIGLEFKRDGWLAGVTWFRNDYKNKIEAGTVPLSRTSITSKGKTTYTDIYQWENVPKAVVEGLEGTLNIPVSDTINWTNNITYMLQSKNKETGERLSIIPEYTLNSTLSWQVRQDVSLQSTLTWYGKQEPKKYDYQGKPVTGSDKQEVSPYSIVGLSATWDVSKNVSLTGGVDNVFDKRLWREGNSQTTGSTTDVSYMRGAGAYTYNEPGRTWYMSVNTHF; from the coding sequence ATGAATAACAGGATCAAATCCCTGGCCTTGCTGGTCAATCTGGGAATCTACGGAGCTGCTTTTCCGCTGAGCGCGGCGGAAACGACCTCCGATAGCAAAGCCGCAACCGCTGATGAAACCATGGTCGTTACCGCTGCCGAGCAGAACCTGCAGGCGCCTGGCGTGTCAACCATCACCGCCGATGAAATTCGTAAACGTCCGCCTGCGCGCGACGTAGCTGAAATTATCCGTACCATGCCGGGCGTTAACCTGACCGGCAACTCCACCAGCGGCCAGCGCGGCAACAATCGCCAGATTGATATTCGCGGCATGGGCCCGGAAAACACCCTGATCCTGATAGACGGCAAGCCCGTGACCAGCCGCAACTCCGTGCGCCAGGGCTGGCGCGGCGAGCGAGATACCCGCGGCGATACCGGCTGGGTTCCGCCAGAAATGATTGAACGCATTGAGGTCCTGCGCGGCCCGGCTGCCGCACGCTACGGCAACGGCGCGGCGGGCGGCGTCGTCAATATCATCACCAAAAAAGGCGGCGACGAGTGGCACGGTTCCTGGAACACCTATCTGAACGCCCCGGAGCACAAAGACGAAGGGTCGACAAAACGCACCAACTTTAGCCTTAACGGGCCGCTGGGCGGAGATTTTAGCTTCCGCCTGTACGGCAACCTCGATAAAACTCAGGCCGACGCCTGGGATATCAACCAGGGCCATCAGTCCGAGCGTACCGGCAACTATGTTGATACGCTGCCTGCGGGCCGCGAAGGGGTAATTAACAAAGACATTAACGGCACGGTGCGCTGGGACTTTGCTCCAATGCAGTCTCTGGAGCTTGAAGCGGGCTATAGCCGTCAGGGCAACCTCTATGCCGGTGATACGCAGAACACCAATACTAACCAGCGGGTAAAAGATAACTACGGTAAAGAGACTAACCGCCTTTATCGCCAGAACTACTCCCTCACCTGGAACGGCGGCTGGGATAACGGCGTTACCACCAGCAACTGGGTACAGTACGAACACACCCGCAACTCCCGTACTCCGGAAGGTCTGGCGGGCGGAACGGAAGGCATTTTCGACCCGAACTCATCGGCGAAATACGTCGATTCCGATCTTAACGATGTGATGTTGCACAGTGAAGTCAGCATTCCGTTTGACCTGTGGGTTAATCAGAATCTGACGCTGGGTAGCGAATGGAACCAGCAGCGCATGAAGGATCAGTTATCCAACTCTCAGACCTTTATGGGCGGCGACATTCCGGGCTACGACAGCACTAACCGCAGCCCTTATTCGAAAGCAGAAATTTTCTCGCTGTTTGCCGAAAACAACATCGAGCTGACCGATACCACCATGCTGACGCCGGGTCTGCGCTTCGATCACCACAGCATCGTCGGTAACAACTGGAGCCCATCGCTAAACCTGTCTCAGGGCCTGTGGGATGACTTCACGTTAAAGATGGGCATCGCCCGCGCCTACAAAGCGCCAAGCCTGTATCAAACCAATCCTAACTATATTCTCTATAGTAAAGGGCAAGGCTGCTATGCGACCGGCGCCTCTACCGGTATCGGCTGCTATATGATGGGTAATGACGACCTGAAAGCCGAGACCAGCGTTAACAAAGAGATTGGCCTCGAATTTAAACGCGACGGCTGGCTGGCCGGGGTGACCTGGTTCCGTAACGATTATAAAAACAAGATTGAGGCGGGTACCGTTCCGCTGAGCCGCACCTCTATTACCAGCAAAGGGAAAACCACCTACACCGATATCTATCAGTGGGAAAACGTCCCTAAAGCGGTGGTTGAAGGGCTTGAAGGCACGTTGAATATTCCGGTTAGCGATACGATTAACTGGACCAACAACATTACTTACATGCTGCAGAGTAAGAATAAAGAGACCGGCGAACGACTGTCGATCATACCTGAATATACGCTGAACTCGACCCTCAGCTGGCAGGTGCGTCAGGATGTCTCGCTGCAGTCCACGCTGACCTGGTACGGTAAGCAAGAGCCGAAGAAATATGATTACCAGGGCAAACCGGTTACCGGTTCGGATAAGCAAGAAGTCAGTCCTTATAGCATCGTGGGCCTGAGCGCGACCTGGGACGTCAGCAAAAACGTCAGCCTGACCGGCGGCGTGGATAACGTCTTTGACAAACGCTTGTGGCGTGAAGGTAACTCCCAGACGACCGGAAGCACAACCGATGTTTCCTATATGAGAGGCGCAGGGGCGTATACCTACAACGAACCGGGACGTACCTGGTATATGAGCGTCAATACCCACTTCTGA
- the entD gene encoding enterobactin synthase subunit EntD: MQIQHSIIQLAGHSLQRVDFDPVTFQPEDLLWLPHYAQLTDGSRKRQTEHLAGRIAAVYALQEVGEKDVPAIGDERQPLWPAPWYGSISHCERSALAVVSAQPIGVDIERIMTPSLAADLESSIINSEEKSLLAASGLTPELALTLAFSAKESAFKACPLRVQAGIGFTDFKLVCIKEGNLLLRLSATEYRLQWIKAAEYVITLSAS, encoded by the coding sequence ATGCAAATCCAGCACTCGATTATTCAACTTGCCGGTCACTCGCTTCAGCGGGTGGATTTCGACCCGGTAACCTTTCAGCCAGAAGATCTGCTCTGGCTGCCGCACTATGCCCAACTCACCGACGGCTCCCGCAAACGACAGACCGAGCATCTCGCCGGGCGTATCGCCGCGGTTTACGCGCTGCAGGAAGTGGGCGAAAAGGACGTTCCCGCCATCGGTGATGAACGCCAGCCCCTGTGGCCAGCGCCGTGGTACGGCAGCATCAGCCACTGCGAACGCAGCGCGCTGGCGGTGGTCTCGGCCCAACCGATTGGCGTCGATATTGAGCGTATCATGACGCCTTCCCTGGCGGCGGATCTGGAAAGCAGCATCATCAATAGCGAAGAAAAGAGCCTGCTCGCAGCAAGCGGCCTGACGCCCGAGCTGGCGCTGACGCTGGCGTTTTCGGCGAAGGAGAGCGCGTTCAAGGCCTGCCCTCTCCGGGTACAAGCGGGAATAGGTTTCACCGATTTTAAACTGGTGTGTATAAAGGAAGGAAATTTGCTTTTGCGGCTATCCGCCACGGAGTACCGGCTGCAATGGATTAAGGCCGCTGAATACGTGATTACGCTCAGCGCGTCATAA